Genomic DNA from Brassica rapa cultivar Chiifu-401-42 chromosome A04, CAAS_Brap_v3.01, whole genome shotgun sequence:
ATGTTTGCAGCAGGTGGATATTGAGTACAAGTCATTGAAGGCAAAGCTTCAAGATTTGTTCAGTGTAAGTGACAAAAGATTATGATAAACTGTGAAAGAACATagctttttttataaatgattcttGTATTGTCTTTTGCAGCTTGAGCAGCAGATTGTCCAAGCTGGTGGTAGAATCCCTCAGGTTGATATATAAGATACTTGCCGACGACAGAACATGAATTTGATCAATCAGAGTGATGATGATTTGCATTCTCAGGATGTTATTGtttagttaaaacttaaaagttaaaacacttACAGAAGTGTGGAAAAGACTGAGTGATTGTTGTTGTTAGATCAGTACTATGTAACTTTATCAATCGCTTTGGTTTGATGACCCTTGTTCCTAATACATAATCTGAATCGTTTGCTACGATTTTGAATCTCATAAAAATCATATGAAGAAGAAGTACATATATGTAAAACGCAAGTCTGCAAAGCTAAATTGTATTAAACGATGCCGCATCGCTTGTATTAAAAAGAACAAGTCTTCAAAGTTAAAATTGTACAAACGACGCCGTATCCCTTGGCCTTGACGGAAGAAGTTAAATAGCACTACGACGCCGTATGAGATCACTTCGCTTCGGTATTCTCAAATGAGTGAAGTTTTGCGCAGAGCCAAACACACACTTAGCGTCAAACAGTACCAATCTCTCTTGAACCACTATGCAGCCACTCAATCACTCTCCAAAACCAAGGCTTTACACTGCCACGTCATCACCAACGGTCGAGCCTCCGACCACATTATCTCGACTCTCTCCGTCACGTACGCTCTATGCGGCCACATCGCCTACGCACGCAAGCTGTTCGACGTAATGCCTGAAAGCTCTCTGCTTTCTTACAACATCGTCATCAGAATGTACGTGCGCGGCGGGCTGTACCAAGACGCTGTGAACACGTTCGTTAAGATGGTCGGCGAGGGAACTAAGTGCTGTCCCGATGGTTATACGTACCCTTTTGTTGCCAAAGCTGCTGGAGAGTTAAAGTCTGTGCCTTTAGGGTTGGTGATTCACGGGAGGGTCTTGAGAAGCTGGTTTGGTACGGATAAGTATGTGCAGAACGCGTTGCTTGCCATGTACATGAGCTTTGGGAGGGTTGAGATGGCGAGGAGAGTGTTTGATGTGATGATGAACAGAGATGTGATTTCTTGGAATACAATGATTAGTGGGTATTATAGGAATGGGTATATGAGGGATGCTTTGATGACATTTGATCGGATGGTAGATGAGGGTGTTGGTGTTGACCACGCTACTGTTGTTTCCATGTTGCCTGTTTGTGGTCACTTGAAGGATCTTGAAATGGGGAGGAATGTTCATAAACTGGTGGAAGAGAAGCGGTTAGGTGATAAGATAGAGGTGAAGAATGCGTTGGTGAACATGTATTTGAAATGTGGTCGCATGGACGAGGCGAGATTTGTGTTTGACAGGATGGAGCGCAGGGATGTGATCACATGGACTTGTATGATCAACGGATATACAGAAGATGGGGATGTGAAGAACGCTTTGGAGTTGTGCAGGTTGATGCAGTTTGATGGCGTGAGACCTAATGATGTGACTATAGCCTCTCTTGTTTCAGCTTGTGGTGATGCTTTAGAGCTGAATGATGGTAAATGTTTACATGGTTGGGCAATAAGGCAAAGGGTTCACTCCAGTGTCATCATAGAAACTTCTTTGATCAGCATGTATGCTAAATGCAACCGAGTAGACATTTGCTTCAAAGTCTTCTCTGGGGCTTCAAAAAGCCTGACAGGTCCCTGGAGTGCGATTATTGCCAGTTGTGTGCATAATGAACTTATGAGTGACGCGCTGAATCTCTTCAAAGGGATGCGGAGGGAAGATGTTGAACCGAACATTGCTACACTAAACAGTCTCCTTCCAGCGTATGCAGCTTTGGCAGATCTGCGCCAAGCAATGGACATTCATTGCTACCTTACCAAAACCGGGTTTACGTCGAGCCTTGATGCAGCTACAGGGCTGGTTCATGTTTACTCAAAGTGTGGAACTTTAGAATCCGCCCACAAGATATTTGATGGGATCCAGGAGAAACACAAGAGCAAAGATATAGTTCTATGGGGTGCATTGATCTCTGGTTACGGGATGCACGGAGATGGCCATAACGCGCTGCAGGTTTTCATGGAAATGGTTCGGTCTGGTGTGACGCCGAACGAAATCACATTTACTTCTGCCTTGAACGCTTGCAGCCATTCCGGTTTGGTCGAACAAGGCTTGACATTGTTCAGGTTTATGCTTGAGCATCATAAGAAGATAGCTCGACCAAACCATTACACTTGCATGGTTGATATTCTTGGTCGAGCAGGTCGGTTAGAAGAAGCTTACAATCTCATTACAACAATTCCATTTGAACCAAGCTCAACTATTTGGGGTGCATTGCTCGCTGCATGCGTCACACATGAGAATGTCCAGCTTGGAGAAATCGCAGCAAACAAGCTGTTTGAATTAGAACCAGAGAACACAGGAAACTACGTGTTGTTGTCGAACATCTATGCGGCTTTGGGACGATGGAAAGATATGGAGAAGGTGAGAAAAATGATGGAGGATGTTGGTTTGAGAAAAAAACCAGGTCATAGCACAGTCGAGTTCAGACAAAGATTATGAACAattgttatagttttttttttgtattatttttgtCAGCGAAATGCTATAAGATATGGAGAAGATACCTAATGAAAAATTTAGCAGAAGTAAATGTTGTTCATACACATACATGCACTGTGAGAACAAATGGTTTGCACAACAATGATAAGACTTGAGAATCTGAAGTTGCCACAACATCACACCAACTCTATGCAAAGTGATGATCCCAAGTCTAGCAACAACATTTCACCAGCAGAAGATACATACATTAGCGACAGCTTCAAGCAACTTGTATATGGTCACTGAACCTCGGATGCTCCTTCGGAATCAGACAAAGGCAAGAGAGTACAAACTCCAAGCATATGTCCATTGAGGCAAACATAATACTCAATGCTGTCTTCATAAGCCCCCAATCTACAGCTAGCACTCTGTGGTATCATCCTCGCCTGAAGCATACTCCACAGCTTGGCTTTGCAATAAGGACAAACCTCTGTGGGGTGAAACGATGTCCCTTTCCTAATAAGCAACTTCCTCACCTTCGACATTGAAAACGATTTGAAAATCCCACGGAAGAATCCCAAATCACCATCTTCTCCTCCTTGATCCAAATGCTCACAAGGATCAGAAACATACAGAATGTCATCGTTACGACACTGAGGAGGAAGGAAGCTCCTTCCTGAAGTT
This window encodes:
- the LOC103863834 gene encoding pentatricopeptide repeat-containing protein At5g39350; amino-acid sequence: MSEVLRRAKHTLSVKQYQSLLNHYAATQSLSKTKALHCHVITNGRASDHIISTLSVTYALCGHIAYARKLFDVMPESSLLSYNIVIRMYVRGGLYQDAVNTFVKMVGEGTKCCPDGYTYPFVAKAAGELKSVPLGLVIHGRVLRSWFGTDKYVQNALLAMYMSFGRVEMARRVFDVMMNRDVISWNTMISGYYRNGYMRDALMTFDRMVDEGVGVDHATVVSMLPVCGHLKDLEMGRNVHKLVEEKRLGDKIEVKNALVNMYLKCGRMDEARFVFDRMERRDVITWTCMINGYTEDGDVKNALELCRLMQFDGVRPNDVTIASLVSACGDALELNDGKCLHGWAIRQRVHSSVIIETSLISMYAKCNRVDICFKVFSGASKSLTGPWSAIIASCVHNELMSDALNLFKGMRREDVEPNIATLNSLLPAYAALADLRQAMDIHCYLTKTGFTSSLDAATGLVHVYSKCGTLESAHKIFDGIQEKHKSKDIVLWGALISGYGMHGDGHNALQVFMEMVRSGVTPNEITFTSALNACSHSGLVEQGLTLFRFMLEHHKKIARPNHYTCMVDILGRAGRLEEAYNLITTIPFEPSSTIWGALLAACVTHENVQLGEIAANKLFELEPENTGNYVLLSNIYAALGRWKDMEKVRKMMEDVGLRKKPGHSTVEFRQRL
- the LOC103863833 gene encoding EID1-like F-box protein 2, giving the protein MIIAKQYRCVHSATCHCTKGHLSEEVLFLMVQHLNWNPNVIATLSCVCKWFDDLAKRLLWKEFCRARAPKMMCDLQSSGSHSVDGSWRALGKLLIYCSGSSKGGLFSDVQVPGHFVHRTRFSRTSGRSFLPPQCRNDDILYVSDPCEHLDQGGEDGDLGFFRGIFKSFSMSKVRKLLIRKGTSFHPTEVCPYCKAKLWSMLQARMIPQSASCRLGAYEDSIEYYVCLNGHMLGVCTLLPLSDSEGASEVQ